The following coding sequences are from one Roseburia hominis A2-183 window:
- the dprA gene encoding DNA-processing protein DprA, with protein MNYAYWFANIPGLSNCAKISIHEKVGNAQDIYFLSEKQMENLQLLAKEIQAVRAAQKTDMEEAYAKMCESGISFVSLEDASYPKRLRHIANPPYGLYVKGCLPQGETVAIVGARMCSEYGRTVARELGRMLAARGVGVVSGMARGIDAAGHQGALDVGGISCAVLGCGVDVCYPKSSRVLYEEILERGSVVSEYPPGTQPIPGYFPQRNRIISGLVRAVVVVEAKQRSGSLITADFALEQGRDVYAIPGRITDALSAGCNSLIRQGAGAVSDLESFIQELAPDPGAGGETCTFEKLLLEKEERLVYSCVDLRPKSMEELLEETDLSVPELAQILGILLKKGFVTEAFKNCYIRRI; from the coding sequence ATGAATTATGCGTATTGGTTTGCAAATATTCCCGGACTCTCCAACTGTGCGAAAATCAGTATCCATGAAAAGGTCGGGAATGCACAGGATATCTATTTTCTTAGCGAAAAGCAGATGGAAAATCTGCAATTATTGGCAAAAGAAATACAGGCGGTCCGGGCTGCGCAAAAGACGGACATGGAGGAAGCGTACGCTAAGATGTGTGAATCCGGGATCTCGTTTGTGTCGCTGGAGGATGCATCTTATCCAAAGAGGCTCCGCCATATCGCAAATCCGCCGTACGGACTGTATGTAAAGGGATGCCTCCCGCAGGGAGAGACCGTTGCGATTGTCGGTGCGAGAATGTGCTCCGAATACGGGCGGACGGTTGCAAGGGAGCTCGGGAGAATGCTTGCGGCGCGCGGCGTCGGTGTTGTGAGCGGAATGGCGCGCGGCATCGATGCTGCGGGGCATCAGGGAGCGCTTGACGTGGGCGGAATCAGCTGCGCCGTCTTAGGGTGCGGCGTGGATGTCTGCTATCCGAAGAGCAGCCGGGTGCTGTATGAGGAGATTCTGGAACGGGGCTCGGTTGTCTCGGAGTATCCGCCCGGCACGCAGCCGATTCCGGGATATTTTCCGCAGCGCAACCGCATCATATCAGGGCTTGTCCGGGCGGTTGTTGTGGTGGAGGCAAAGCAGCGGAGCGGATCGCTGATCACGGCGGATTTTGCGCTGGAGCAGGGGAGGGATGTCTATGCCATTCCGGGCAGGATTACAGATGCCTTGTCGGCGGGATGCAACAGCTTAATCCGGCAGGGAGCGGGGGCAGTTTCCGATCTCGAATCGTTTATACAGGAGCTTGCGCCGGATCCCGGAGCGGGCGGGGAGACATGCACCTTTGAAAAATTATTACTTGAAAAAGAAGAACGCTTGGTGTATAGTTGTGTAGATTTACGACCGAAAAGTATGGAAGAACTTCTGGAGGAGACAGACCTGTCTGTGCCCGAACTGGCGCAGATTCTGGGGATTCTTCTGAAAAAGGGGTTTGTTACGGAAGCATTTAAGAATTGTTATATCAGACGGATTTGA